The Marinilongibacter aquaticus genome has a window encoding:
- a CDS encoding SRPBCC family protein has translation MSVLIEILRVLIPLAIILLLIAGLTGKRLQLEKSISIKQPLETVFDFVRFTQNHEQFSVWFQMDPEMKRTLRGEDGTVGFVYAWNSETNRNVGNGEQEIKEIQTNKSISYTLRFFSPRAGEADSRILFEELSSESCLVRWSFESEMKYPSNLFMPLAKRFLGKQLQKSLTQLKSTIEN, from the coding sequence ATGTCTGTTCTAATTGAAATTTTGCGGGTCCTCATCCCCTTGGCCATTATCCTTTTACTTATTGCTGGACTGACAGGCAAAAGGCTTCAACTCGAAAAAAGCATATCCATTAAACAACCGTTAGAAACGGTGTTCGATTTTGTGAGATTTACACAAAATCACGAACAATTTTCTGTTTGGTTTCAAATGGATCCCGAAATGAAAAGGACACTTCGGGGTGAAGACGGAACCGTTGGTTTTGTTTACGCATGGAATAGCGAAACGAATCGAAATGTGGGAAATGGTGAGCAAGAAATAAAGGAAATCCAGACGAATAAATCCATATCCTATACTTTACGGTTCTTCAGTCCGCGAGCCGGTGAAGCAGACAGTCGTATTTTATTCGAAGAACTAAGTTCGGAATCATGCCTTGTTCGTTGGTCTTTCGAAAGTGAAATGAAATATCCCAGCAATCTTTTTATGCCTTTGGCCAAAAGGTTTTTAGGCAAGCAATTGCAAAAAAGTTTAACACAATTGAAGTCTACAATAGAAAATTGA
- a CDS encoding SusC/RagA family TonB-linked outer membrane protein, producing MKTLHVQCLAVGLCLFLFTGLSGIAQTKKVTGSVTDGTINLPGVSVAIRGTTNGTITDAEGHYSIDVSGSDAVLVFSSIGYTSQEVRVGNQSKIDVVLAEDSQSLDEVVVTGYGTQSKRDITGAVATVDAKELASVPATTFAQQLQGRASGLNIVNDATPGGNATVRIRGFGTIGNNDPLFIIDGVPTENSGNLNPNDIETIQILKDASAASIYGSRAANGVVIITTKQGKSGKPSISLNAYYGIQQTANDVEVLNAKELGEYLYLADKYAGKTPAHGQYTFGANGEVTIPDYVFPSAGKEGDANTNPDLYSLKPGNIYAITRSADTNWWKEVTRSSPIQNYQLNASGGTENGRYALSLSYFNQEGVVKFIGYDRYTLRVNTEFSALNKKLKIGENLSVSYDNRKGGFGNDQEQNAVSGSYKHHPLLPIYDIAGNFAGSRGANLGNNSNPYATLYRQQDNRTYRVRTFGNVYAAFDILKDLTLKTSLGIDLTGQRGRYLGRANPEYVEGSFNNSSESRDEYAYQWVWTNTLSYSKTFGTAHKIDAYAGIEAIREFKEIFGAARQGYAFEITPIISYLNLGDPTKATNYGFVDKDYSLYSQFGKINYAFNDKYLFQLILRNDASSRFLQASRSAFFPAFSVGWRISDEPFIRDNLPFIDDMKIRYGWGKTGNQKIGDYNAYTTYRSDIYHAGYPITGSTSSPVLGYDASSFGNPNAKWETTTSNNIGLDAAFFNRKLKLEVDFWNRITSDMLYQTPITFTAGDASAPSFNVGSMTNKGIDLGINFSDNAFGGDFRYSVAFNYSMYRNNVDKLDEGESTRLLGRSTRVPPLTITQAGLPISSYFGYKVLGIFQTDEEAKAWAPYGDYNAVGKFKMADVNGDGEITDADRTVIGNPHPDFNYGVNVTLGYKSFDLTLFGNGVVGNEIFNYVRYFADFNTFQGNRSKRALYEAWQPNNTSGTTPIMDANDQISSRPSSYLIEDGTYFRLMNVQLTYNLPNALATKIGIKNAQVYLQGKNLWTVTKYSGLNPEIQTGNDTSLGFDGGYMPVSKTVLVGLNLGF from the coding sequence ATGAAAACTCTACATGTACAATGTTTGGCTGTAGGGCTGTGCCTTTTCCTTTTTACAGGGCTCAGCGGAATTGCACAAACAAAGAAGGTGACGGGTTCGGTCACCGATGGAACAATCAATTTACCAGGCGTAAGTGTGGCAATCAGAGGCACCACAAATGGTACGATTACAGATGCAGAAGGCCATTATTCGATCGATGTGTCTGGCTCTGATGCGGTGCTTGTCTTTTCTTCCATTGGCTACACAAGCCAGGAAGTTCGTGTTGGAAATCAATCAAAAATCGACGTAGTTTTGGCTGAAGATTCACAAAGTCTTGATGAAGTTGTAGTTACAGGTTATGGAACCCAGTCTAAAAGAGACATTACCGGGGCCGTTGCCACAGTGGATGCCAAAGAATTGGCCTCGGTACCCGCCACCACATTTGCTCAGCAGCTTCAAGGTCGGGCATCTGGTCTCAATATTGTCAATGACGCCACACCTGGGGGCAATGCTACCGTCCGAATCCGTGGATTTGGCACCATCGGAAACAATGACCCATTGTTTATTATCGACGGCGTGCCGACAGAAAATTCTGGAAACCTTAACCCAAACGATATTGAAACTATTCAGATTCTGAAAGACGCTTCAGCAGCATCCATTTATGGATCACGGGCAGCCAATGGGGTTGTGATTATTACTACAAAACAGGGGAAATCGGGCAAACCTTCCATTAGTTTGAATGCCTACTACGGGATTCAACAAACGGCGAACGACGTAGAGGTTTTGAATGCGAAAGAATTGGGCGAATATCTGTATTTGGCCGATAAGTACGCAGGGAAAACACCAGCCCACGGACAATATACTTTTGGTGCAAATGGTGAGGTGACTATTCCGGATTATGTGTTTCCAAGTGCGGGGAAAGAAGGAGATGCCAACACCAATCCCGATTTGTATTCGCTAAAACCGGGTAATATCTACGCGATAACGCGTTCGGCAGATACGAACTGGTGGAAAGAAGTAACCCGAAGCTCGCCGATTCAAAATTATCAGCTCAATGCTTCTGGCGGTACCGAAAACGGAAGATATGCTCTTTCCTTGAGTTATTTCAATCAAGAAGGTGTGGTAAAATTCATTGGCTACGATCGCTATACCCTGCGTGTGAACACGGAATTCTCGGCTTTAAACAAAAAGCTTAAAATCGGTGAAAATTTGTCCGTTTCTTATGATAACAGAAAAGGTGGTTTCGGGAACGACCAAGAACAAAATGCAGTATCGGGAAGCTATAAGCACCACCCCTTGTTGCCGATTTACGATATCGCGGGAAATTTCGCGGGTAGCCGCGGAGCAAACTTAGGGAACAACTCCAACCCTTATGCTACCTTGTACAGACAACAAGACAACCGCACTTATCGCGTACGGACTTTCGGTAATGTATATGCTGCCTTTGATATACTGAAAGACCTTACGTTGAAAACAAGTTTGGGCATCGATTTGACCGGACAAAGAGGCCGATATCTGGGACGGGCCAATCCAGAATATGTGGAGGGAAGCTTCAATAACAGCTCGGAATCGCGTGACGAATACGCTTATCAATGGGTATGGACAAATACCTTGAGCTATTCCAAGACGTTTGGAACAGCCCACAAGATTGATGCCTATGCGGGCATTGAAGCCATTCGCGAGTTTAAAGAGATTTTCGGAGCCGCCCGACAGGGGTATGCTTTCGAAATCACGCCGATAATCAGTTACCTGAATTTGGGAGATCCCACGAAAGCGACCAACTACGGTTTTGTAGATAAGGATTATAGCCTTTATTCTCAATTCGGAAAGATCAACTATGCATTCAACGACAAGTACTTGTTCCAGTTGATATTGAGAAACGATGCCTCTTCTCGTTTTCTTCAGGCTTCACGAAGTGCGTTTTTCCCCGCGTTCAGCGTAGGTTGGAGGATTTCGGACGAACCCTTTATTCGGGATAATTTGCCATTTATCGACGACATGAAGATTCGTTACGGCTGGGGTAAAACAGGGAACCAGAAAATTGGGGATTACAATGCCTACACAACCTACAGGTCTGATATCTATCATGCCGGTTACCCCATCACGGGTTCAACCAGTTCGCCGGTGCTGGGTTACGACGCCTCATCTTTCGGTAATCCGAATGCAAAATGGGAAACCACGACGTCAAACAATATCGGCTTAGATGCGGCCTTTTTCAACAGGAAATTGAAATTGGAAGTTGATTTTTGGAACCGCATAACTTCGGATATGCTCTACCAGACACCGATTACGTTTACGGCTGGGGATGCTTCGGCACCATCTTTCAATGTGGGTTCGATGACAAACAAAGGGATTGATTTAGGAATCAATTTCAGTGACAATGCTTTTGGTGGAGATTTCAGGTACAGCGTAGCCTTCAATTATTCCATGTATCGAAACAATGTCGACAAGTTGGATGAAGGCGAAAGTACAAGGCTTTTAGGACGATCTACACGTGTTCCGCCTTTAACCATTACTCAGGCAGGCTTGCCGATTTCTTCATACTTTGGCTACAAAGTATTGGGTATTTTCCAGACAGATGAAGAGGCCAAAGCCTGGGCTCCCTATGGCGATTACAATGCAGTGGGTAAGTTTAAAATGGCCGATGTCAATGGAGACGGAGAAATTACGGATGCCGATAGGACTGTCATTGGTAATCCACACCCTGATTTCAATTATGGTGTAAATGTGACTTTGGGCTATAAATCTTTCGATCTGACTTTATTTGGAAATGGAGTAGTGGGTAATGAAATATTCAACTACGTGCGGTATTTCGCCGATTTTAACACTTTCCAAGGAAATCGATCAAAAAGAGCTTTGTACGAAGCATGGCAGCCAAACAATACCAGCGGAACAACACCCATTATGGATGCCAATGACCAGATCAGTAGCCGGCCTTCTAGCTATTTGATAGAAGACGGCACGTATTTCCGATTGATGAACGTACAGCTGACCTATAATCTACCGAATGCCTTGGCCACAAAGATTGGAATCAAGAATGCACAGGTTTACCTACAAGGAAAGAACCTTTGGACTGTGACAAAGTATTCGGGACTTAACCCTGAGATTCAAACAGGAAATGATACTTCATTGGGTTTTGATGGCGGTTATATGCCGGTTTCCAAAACTGTATTGGTTGGATTAAACCTTGGCTTTTAA
- a CDS encoding RagB/SusD family nutrient uptake outer membrane protein, whose translation MKFKILKYGILATILAGLVLVACNDDFLTREPQGQYSPAALKTLDGVEGLLIGAYAMLDGQGLDGQDAWNNDIQNWVFGGLTSDDAYKGTDAGDQPEQSFLERYDFQPTSVHITNKWRGLFKGVARTNDVLNTLKEVEAVSDSRRAQIVAEARFLRGIFHFEARKMWKLIPYIDDETYELNDLSSTKVPNDKEVWPMIEADFEAAMNALPETQAEVGRPTKYAAMAFLAKAYMYQGWDQSSGAANTATLQKAKAILDQIVNSGKYELTEKYEDNFRIATRNNKESIFEVQYAVSSASGDAATAGVGLAHPYIDPWGCCGFYQPSQNLVNAFKTSADGLPLLDTFNDTDVKNDQGLTYSDPFEPYTGPLDPRLDHTVGRRGILFIDFKIHGSDFIRDQSYAGPYSPKKHIAERAGFGINGWGNLSSNNYRIMRYSMILLWLAECEVELGNLERARELVNIVRARAANPAGFVPKAIQGAASRDDYSIVLDEDGQPLPAANYVIGTYDSPWANAETARKAVRFETRLEFGMEGHRFFDLVRWGIAADVLNDYLSVEGTKRTYLTGASFDKGKNEYYPVPQNAIDRSALNGSNTLQQDPAY comes from the coding sequence ATGAAATTTAAGATATTGAAATATGGAATTCTCGCAACAATACTCGCAGGATTGGTATTGGTTGCGTGCAACGACGACTTCTTAACCAGAGAACCCCAAGGTCAGTATAGCCCCGCGGCACTCAAAACACTTGACGGGGTCGAGGGCTTGTTGATTGGTGCCTATGCCATGCTCGATGGGCAAGGTCTTGATGGACAGGATGCATGGAACAACGATATCCAGAACTGGGTTTTTGGCGGATTGACTTCCGACGATGCGTACAAAGGAACCGACGCGGGCGACCAGCCTGAACAATCCTTTTTGGAGCGTTACGACTTTCAACCTACCAGTGTGCACATTACCAACAAATGGCGAGGCTTATTCAAAGGTGTGGCCCGTACGAATGATGTATTGAATACTCTGAAAGAGGTAGAAGCCGTAAGCGATTCCCGACGTGCTCAAATTGTTGCAGAAGCGAGGTTTTTACGTGGAATTTTTCATTTCGAGGCCCGCAAAATGTGGAAACTGATACCGTACATCGACGATGAAACCTACGAATTGAACGACCTTTCGAGTACCAAAGTACCGAACGACAAAGAGGTTTGGCCGATGATTGAGGCGGATTTCGAAGCGGCGATGAATGCACTGCCCGAAACACAGGCCGAAGTTGGTCGACCAACTAAATACGCGGCTATGGCATTTTTGGCGAAGGCCTACATGTATCAAGGTTGGGATCAATCTTCAGGTGCGGCCAATACGGCCACATTGCAAAAGGCTAAGGCGATTTTAGATCAAATCGTGAACAGCGGAAAGTATGAGCTGACAGAGAAGTACGAAGACAATTTTAGAATTGCCACAAGAAACAACAAGGAGTCTATTTTCGAGGTGCAATACGCAGTATCCAGTGCCAGCGGCGATGCGGCCACGGCCGGTGTGGGCTTGGCCCACCCTTATATAGACCCTTGGGGTTGCTGCGGTTTTTATCAACCTTCTCAGAATTTAGTCAATGCATTTAAAACATCGGCTGATGGCTTGCCTTTATTGGATACCTTCAACGATACGGATGTAAAAAACGACCAAGGCCTAACATATTCCGATCCTTTTGAGCCTTATACGGGACCCCTGGATCCGCGTTTAGACCATACGGTCGGTAGGAGAGGAATTTTGTTTATCGATTTTAAAATTCACGGTAGCGACTTCATCCGCGATCAATCGTATGCTGGACCGTATTCACCGAAGAAGCATATTGCAGAACGTGCGGGTTTTGGTATCAACGGTTGGGGTAACTTGTCGAGCAACAATTACCGTATTATGCGTTATTCGATGATCTTACTTTGGTTGGCTGAATGCGAAGTGGAATTGGGCAACTTGGAAAGAGCACGGGAACTGGTCAACATCGTTCGTGCACGAGCGGCCAATCCTGCGGGATTTGTTCCAAAAGCGATTCAAGGGGCCGCTTCTCGTGACGATTACAGTATTGTGCTTGATGAAGATGGGCAACCTTTGCCCGCCGCAAATTATGTGATTGGTACTTACGACAGCCCGTGGGCCAATGCAGAAACTGCTCGCAAAGCCGTGCGTTTTGAAACACGTTTGGAGTTTGGAATGGAAGGCCACCGTTTCTTCGATTTGGTTCGCTGGGGTATTGCGGCTGATGTGCTCAACGACTATTTATCTGTCGAAGGTACCAAACGCACATACCTGACGGGTGCCAGTTTTGATAAAGGCAAGAATGAATATTATCCTGTACCGCAAAATGCAATAGACCGATCGGCTTTAAATGGATCAAACACTTTGCAGCAGGATCCTGCGTACTAA
- a CDS encoding VOC family protein: MKIEHLAIWVEDLEKMKDFYTHYFEAQANELYHNPQKGFYSYFLQFASGCRLELMHKANLLPLRSETHLGYAHLAFSVGSKTRVDELTETMRSNGFVVQGEPRITGDGYYESVILDPEGNTIELTV; the protein is encoded by the coding sequence ATGAAAATCGAACATTTGGCTATTTGGGTTGAAGACCTCGAAAAAATGAAGGATTTCTATACACACTATTTCGAAGCCCAAGCCAATGAGCTTTATCACAATCCCCAAAAGGGCTTTTATTCCTATTTCCTCCAATTCGCTTCGGGTTGCAGACTTGAATTGATGCACAAAGCCAATTTATTGCCTTTGCGTAGCGAGACACATTTGGGTTATGCTCACTTGGCCTTTTCTGTAGGCTCAAAAACGCGTGTAGACGAATTGACAGAAACCATGCGAAGCAATGGCTTTGTCGTTCAGGGCGAGCCGCGAATCACCGGTGACGGATATTATGAAAGCGTTATTCTCGACCCGGAGGGCAATACAATAGAGCTGACCGTTTAG
- a CDS encoding DUF5686 and carboxypeptidase regulatory-like domain-containing protein has protein sequence MPKNLYLILLFCTFFSFARAQNFYSLNAYVYDSLGGKLVGASVRVLEMKTGTQTNEEGLFQLILPEGYHQINVSFLGYKAKTLEVELISDSTVYVVLNENAEVLDDIVVKVKKKDLSYEIIRNAIESREHFLKQYRNVHYQSYIQSVELAIKPPKKKEEAEEEQPEEEYNFYESTSEVFEERPNKRKEIRNAVKKIGEQADLLFTDGQEAEINLYQSLQQIKSLGDNALVSPISPVGLISYKYRLLDTYRDSLDRLVYCIEVRPKKLGNALYSGELEIYERSWFLKTVNLSLPKKVLLRYNSFSFSQEYRHVGDKVLLNRSEYQWKAAFGQVKKEGSTHILHSNYSFDSTYSKSFFGAEIAHIEQKAYEKDSLFWATQRKEKVKKEAEIYLAKRAKELQRMESPEYLDSLDSEDNKLTFKKLAFRGFGVMNRQKKQEWGTFPLAATVNPFGFGIGGWRVNQGLFYQRHWKNKRRLSVQTALNFGLLNKDLLGSVNTYWLYNPIKRSSLSMVLKRGINLINPYATVSDFAKRSNFYLGTGISVFHRTELFNGFFLQSTLSYSKRQDLSNYRFGRIGDDLFSNNEGLYFQSTEVLKPMWRIEYTPKQFYASEPYEKIILGSKFPTFYANITQAFSLQKGFKPAFNHLEFGLNQQFNVGIFGQSSYRVSASKFFDKKQLAPMDYKYQRGGDRYWFSPSMYSYQLLPKTITTLDWAYESHFEHHFNGFLMSKIPLLNKSGLNVVFGGGLFYSPENSTKYAETFAGVNRVFGLGRIRFRFGVYGVAAKSNTFGFDRGIKFSIEPYNIEKKKWGF, from the coding sequence ATGCCAAAAAACCTTTACCTGATTCTACTTTTCTGTACCTTTTTCTCATTCGCTCGGGCCCAGAATTTCTATTCTCTAAATGCTTATGTGTACGATTCTCTAGGCGGTAAATTGGTGGGTGCAAGTGTTCGCGTATTGGAAATGAAAACAGGTACGCAAACCAACGAGGAAGGCCTTTTTCAATTGATCTTGCCCGAAGGCTATCATCAAATCAATGTTTCCTTTTTGGGTTACAAAGCGAAAACCTTGGAAGTAGAACTCATTTCGGACAGTACCGTGTATGTTGTGCTAAATGAAAACGCTGAAGTGCTAGACGATATCGTAGTGAAAGTAAAAAAGAAGGATTTGAGCTATGAAATTATTCGAAATGCAATCGAAAGCCGAGAGCACTTTCTGAAGCAATATCGAAATGTGCATTATCAAAGTTATATACAATCTGTAGAATTGGCCATAAAGCCCCCAAAGAAAAAGGAAGAAGCGGAAGAAGAACAGCCAGAAGAGGAATATAATTTTTATGAATCGACCAGTGAGGTTTTTGAAGAAAGGCCAAACAAGAGAAAGGAAATTCGCAATGCGGTAAAGAAAATAGGAGAACAGGCGGATTTGCTCTTTACCGATGGGCAAGAGGCGGAAATTAATTTGTATCAAAGTCTACAACAAATAAAATCTTTGGGTGATAATGCTCTTGTTTCGCCTATAAGTCCAGTAGGTTTGATCAGCTACAAATACAGGCTATTGGATACGTATCGCGACAGCCTCGATAGGTTGGTGTACTGCATAGAAGTTCGTCCTAAAAAATTGGGAAATGCTCTTTATTCTGGAGAATTGGAGATTTATGAGCGTTCATGGTTTTTGAAAACTGTAAATTTAAGCTTACCCAAAAAAGTATTGTTGCGATACAACAGCTTTTCGTTTTCGCAAGAATATAGACATGTTGGGGACAAGGTGCTCTTGAATCGTTCAGAATACCAGTGGAAGGCAGCGTTTGGCCAAGTGAAGAAGGAGGGCTCTACCCACATTTTACACAGTAATTATAGTTTCGACAGCACTTATTCAAAGAGTTTCTTTGGGGCAGAAATCGCACACATCGAGCAAAAAGCCTATGAAAAGGATAGTCTTTTCTGGGCAACCCAACGCAAAGAAAAGGTTAAAAAGGAAGCGGAAATCTATTTGGCCAAAAGAGCAAAAGAATTGCAAAGAATGGAATCGCCAGAATATTTAGACTCTTTGGATTCGGAAGACAACAAATTGACTTTTAAAAAGCTGGCATTTCGTGGTTTTGGCGTAATGAACAGGCAAAAGAAGCAAGAGTGGGGGACTTTCCCTTTGGCTGCCACGGTCAACCCTTTTGGTTTTGGTATAGGTGGCTGGCGAGTAAACCAGGGGCTTTTTTACCAAAGGCATTGGAAAAATAAAAGAAGGCTTTCGGTGCAAACCGCATTAAACTTCGGACTTTTAAATAAAGACCTTCTCGGTTCGGTAAATACATATTGGCTGTACAATCCAATAAAACGCTCTTCATTGAGCATGGTTTTAAAAAGGGGCATAAACCTTATAAACCCATACGCCACGGTTTCGGATTTTGCAAAGCGTAGCAATTTCTATCTCGGAACAGGCATAAGCGTATTTCATCGCACCGAATTGTTCAATGGTTTTTTCTTGCAAAGCACCTTGTCTTATAGCAAAAGGCAAGATTTGAGTAATTACCGATTCGGTCGTATTGGAGATGACCTTTTTTCAAACAACGAAGGCCTTTATTTTCAAAGCACAGAAGTGCTAAAACCAATGTGGAGGATAGAATACACGCCGAAGCAGTTTTATGCGTCTGAGCCTTATGAAAAGATAATTTTAGGCTCGAAATTTCCCACATTCTACGCCAACATTACCCAAGCTTTCAGTTTACAGAAGGGTTTTAAACCCGCCTTTAATCATTTGGAATTTGGTTTGAACCAGCAATTCAATGTCGGTATTTTTGGCCAGAGTTCATACAGAGTATCAGCCAGCAAGTTTTTCGACAAAAAACAACTGGCTCCAATGGATTACAAATATCAAAGAGGGGGCGATCGCTATTGGTTTTCGCCGAGTATGTATTCGTATCAACTGCTTCCGAAAACAATCACCACGCTTGATTGGGCATATGAATCGCATTTCGAGCACCATTTCAATGGCTTTTTAATGAGCAAAATCCCTTTGCTAAACAAAAGCGGCCTGAACGTAGTGTTTGGCGGCGGGCTATTTTATTCGCCAGAAAACAGCACAAAATACGCCGAGACTTTTGCTGGAGTAAACAGGGTTTTTGGTCTGGGCAGAATACGCTTCCGGTTTGGAGTATACGGTGTAGCCGCAAAGTCAAACACATTTGGGTTTGATCGAGGAATAAAATTCTCCATAGAACCGTACAACATCGAAAAGAAAAAGTGGGGTTTCTGA
- a CDS encoding 1-deoxy-D-xylulose-5-phosphate reductoisomerase produces the protein MQKRHIAILGSTGSIGTQALEVIERNPDLFEVEVLTAQRNAKLLIEQAGKFRPNVVVIGEESLYEMVFAALDPLDIKVYAGENALAACVENDSIHIVLTALVGYAGLLPTVRAIKAKKHIALANKETLVVAGDLITKLAEENAVDILPVDSEHSAIFQCLAGEFHNAIEKIILTASGGPFRGRRRKELEKVSKAEALKHPNWEMGAKITIDSASMMNKGLEVIEAKWLFGLEPEQIEVIVHPQSIVHSLVQFEDGSMKAQMGLPDMKLPIQYALAYPQRIPSDFERFNFLAYPSLTFEEADTETFRNLSLAYEALRKGGNMPCIINAANEIAVDSFLKDKLGFLAMSDLIAHCMSKVEFIASPSLENYIETDKASREEALRFVNN, from the coding sequence ATGCAAAAACGCCACATCGCGATTCTGGGCTCGACAGGCTCGATTGGGACACAAGCTTTGGAGGTTATCGAGCGGAATCCCGACCTCTTCGAAGTAGAGGTGCTCACCGCCCAGCGAAATGCCAAATTGTTGATCGAACAAGCTGGAAAATTTAGACCCAATGTGGTGGTAATCGGAGAAGAAAGTTTATACGAAATGGTTTTTGCTGCTCTCGATCCTTTGGATATCAAGGTTTATGCGGGCGAAAACGCATTGGCAGCTTGCGTGGAAAACGATAGCATTCATATCGTATTGACGGCTTTGGTAGGCTATGCTGGACTTTTGCCTACGGTACGTGCAATAAAAGCCAAGAAACATATAGCCTTGGCCAATAAGGAAACCTTAGTGGTGGCGGGTGATTTAATCACGAAATTGGCGGAAGAAAATGCAGTAGATATTTTACCCGTCGATTCGGAGCATTCGGCGATATTTCAGTGCTTGGCGGGTGAGTTTCACAACGCGATTGAGAAAATAATCCTTACGGCTAGCGGAGGACCCTTCAGGGGCCGCAGGCGTAAAGAATTGGAAAAGGTAAGCAAAGCAGAAGCCCTAAAACACCCCAATTGGGAAATGGGAGCCAAAATCACAATCGATTCGGCTTCAATGATGAACAAAGGTTTGGAGGTTATCGAAGCAAAGTGGTTGTTTGGCTTGGAGCCGGAACAAATAGAAGTCATTGTGCACCCGCAAAGTATTGTGCATTCTTTGGTGCAGTTCGAAGACGGCAGCATGAAGGCACAAATGGGGCTTCCGGACATGAAATTGCCCATTCAATATGCTTTGGCCTATCCTCAAAGAATCCCATCTGATTTTGAGAGATTTAACTTTTTGGCTTATCCGAGCCTCACTTTCGAAGAGGCAGATACCGAAACATTTCGTAATTTGAGTTTGGCCTACGAAGCATTGAGAAAAGGAGGGAATATGCCCTGTATTATCAATGCAGCGAACGAAATTGCCGTAGATTCGTTTCTAAAAGACAAATTGGGCTTTTTGGCCATGTCCGATTTGATTGCACACTGTATGAGCAAAGTGGAGTTTATAGCTAGCCCGAGCCTCGAAAACTATATCGAAACAGACAAGGCTAGCCGTGAGGAAGCTTTGAGGTTTGTAAACAATTAA
- a CDS encoding RluA family pseudouridine synthase: MRKPFDVIYEDNHLIIVNKRAGVIVHADKTGDKTLEDYVKEYIKEKYNKPGDVFLGTVHRLDRPVSGLIVFARTSKGLERMNELFRKRDVQKTYWAISKRKPPEKKAKLTHWLVKDHAKNVVTAYDHEVEGGQKAELYYRYVGTVNKFHLIEVEPITGRPHQIRVQLASMGCSIRGDIKYGADKPNRDGSINLHSRRIYFVHPVKKEPVLCRAALPEEPFWEEFLALDNEEIKDDTMKFLY, encoded by the coding sequence ATGAGAAAGCCTTTCGATGTGATTTACGAAGACAATCACCTGATCATCGTCAACAAACGAGCAGGTGTGATTGTGCATGCCGACAAGACAGGGGACAAGACCTTGGAAGATTACGTGAAGGAGTATATAAAGGAAAAGTACAACAAGCCGGGTGATGTGTTTTTGGGCACCGTGCACCGTTTAGACAGGCCTGTGAGTGGCTTAATTGTCTTTGCCCGCACCTCCAAAGGTCTGGAAAGAATGAATGAACTTTTCCGGAAAAGAGATGTGCAGAAAACATATTGGGCGATTTCCAAACGCAAACCGCCTGAGAAAAAAGCCAAGCTTACGCACTGGTTGGTAAAGGACCATGCGAAAAATGTGGTTACTGCCTACGATCACGAGGTTGAAGGAGGGCAAAAGGCCGAGTTATATTACCGTTATGTGGGTACGGTAAATAAATTTCATTTAATCGAGGTGGAACCGATCACAGGTAGGCCGCATCAAATTCGTGTTCAGTTGGCGAGTATGGGCTGTAGTATCCGAGGAGATATTAAATACGGTGCAGACAAGCCAAACAGAGACGGATCGATCAATTTACATTCTCGACGCATCTATTTTGTCCATCCTGTGAAGAAGGAACCGGTTTTGTGTAGGGCGGCACTTCCTGAAGAGCCATTTTGGGAGGAGTTTCTGGCCCTCGACAATGAGGAAATTAAGGACGATACAATGAAGTTTCTATATTAA